One Thalassospira marina DNA window includes the following coding sequences:
- a CDS encoding type I secretion system permease/ATPase, translated as MTARLETRPALDAPTLIREARFTFVRGLTWAGIVSGFINVLQLTVPLFMLQVHDRVINSQSIDTLKLLLVIAVGAIILYGILDFIRAMTFQEMAKSLLRRLNLPAIAAAMSVSMEKGSTPGTQVLRDLADLRTFINGNTIGAPLEALWAPIFLGVMFALHPFYGLAGVIGVIMLVGLSLLGDLLSRRVTKEANDANLRNIADIGSSIPHAEAIEGMGMMPALAMRWRSAQHHTTELLDIANARGKGMYALTRSLRYGLQVGVLAMGAALVIKGETSPGAMIGGTVIMGRLLLPFDNVTRDWRGWVNAMSAWQRIRQILEQRQSEREVEPTPRSEGPLVVDNLVYAVAGNNVPVLRGLSFEINPGEILGVIGPSAAGKSTLSRVIIGAAKPTAGGVYLDGHSTYLWERGSFGDMVGYLPQSVSLLNGTIRENIGRMRDADPRKVIDAARAAGVHEMIGRMPLGYDTPIGGGRYTLSGGQKQRIALARALYGWPRLLVLDEPNANLDAEGEASLIRAIRAASENGAMVVLIAHRQSIMRYAHKLLVLQEGRIKQFGERTDVVQAITEQGHDVKSLPDSTRKYVANGGKLENGGAA; from the coding sequence ATGACAGCGCGGCTGGAAACACGCCCCGCTCTTGATGCGCCCACATTGATCCGCGAAGCCCGTTTCACGTTCGTACGCGGTCTGACCTGGGCCGGGATCGTCAGTGGCTTCATTAATGTCCTGCAATTGACCGTGCCGCTTTTCATGCTGCAGGTCCATGACCGTGTGATTAACAGTCAAAGCATCGATACCCTGAAGCTTTTGCTGGTGATCGCCGTGGGTGCCATCATTCTGTATGGCATTCTGGATTTCATTCGTGCCATGACCTTTCAGGAAATGGCGAAGTCATTGTTGCGGCGCCTAAACCTGCCGGCCATTGCCGCGGCCATGAGTGTTTCTATGGAAAAAGGATCGACGCCGGGCACGCAGGTTCTGCGCGATCTGGCCGATCTTCGGACCTTCATTAACGGCAACACCATTGGCGCCCCGCTTGAAGCCCTGTGGGCCCCGATTTTTCTGGGGGTCATGTTTGCGCTTCATCCGTTTTACGGGCTGGCTGGCGTGATCGGCGTCATCATGCTGGTCGGGCTTAGCCTGCTGGGTGATTTGCTGTCGCGCCGGGTCACCAAAGAGGCCAATGACGCCAATCTGCGCAACATCGCTGATATCGGGTCGAGCATCCCGCATGCCGAGGCCATCGAAGGCATGGGCATGATGCCCGCGCTTGCGATGCGCTGGCGTTCGGCCCAGCATCACACAACCGAACTGCTTGATATCGCCAATGCGCGCGGCAAGGGCATGTATGCCCTGACACGGTCGCTGCGTTATGGCCTGCAGGTTGGTGTGCTGGCAATGGGTGCGGCCCTTGTGATCAAGGGTGAAACATCGCCAGGTGCCATGATTGGTGGCACCGTGATCATGGGCCGCTTGCTGCTGCCGTTTGACAATGTCACCCGTGACTGGCGTGGCTGGGTCAATGCCATGTCGGCATGGCAGCGCATTCGCCAGATCCTTGAACAGCGCCAGTCCGAACGCGAGGTTGAACCCACCCCGCGCAGCGAGGGGCCGCTTGTGGTTGATAACCTGGTCTATGCTGTTGCTGGCAATAATGTGCCGGTTCTCAGGGGCCTTTCATTTGAAATCAATCCCGGCGAAATCCTGGGTGTGATCGGCCCGTCGGCGGCAGGTAAATCAACCCTGTCGCGGGTCATTATCGGGGCGGCCAAACCTACGGCGGGCGGTGTCTATCTGGATGGGCACAGCACCTATTTGTGGGAACGCGGGTCTTTTGGCGACATGGTGGGGTATCTGCCGCAGTCGGTGTCGCTGCTGAACGGGACCATCCGTGAAAATATTGGCCGCATGCGCGATGCCGACCCGCGCAAGGTGATTGATGCCGCGCGTGCTGCCGGTGTGCATGAAATGATCGGCCGTATGCCGCTGGGCTATGACACGCCAATTGGCGGGGGCCGTTATACCCTGTCAGGCGGGCAGAAACAGCGTATTGCGCTTGCCCGTGCGCTGTATGGCTGGCCGCGTCTGCTGGTGCTGGACGAACCCAATGCCAACCTGGATGCCGAAGGCGAAGCATCGCTTATTCGCGCCATTCGGGCGGCATCGGAAAATGGGGCGATGGTCGTGCTGATTGCGCATCGCCAGTCCATTATGCGCTATGCCCATAAATTGCTGGTCCTTCAGGAAGGGCGCATCAAGCAGTTTGGCGAGCGTACCGATGTGGTCCAGGCGATTACCGAACAGGGCCACGATGTAAAATCCCTGCCGGATTCCACCCGTAAATATGTTGCCAATGGCGGCAAGCTGGAAAATGGAGGTGCGGCATGA
- a CDS encoding HlyD family type I secretion periplasmic adaptor subunit, producing MNRVINLDERGDVINPDAPQPVWHQVLAEERAASKQSLRKPMIAGALVIIIGFGGFLLWGFNAQLDSAAVASGSVIVDSRKKTVNHLEGGILKKLLVDEGERVRKGQPLALLDGTRTQSELEQLRGEKYGLQAKLARLRAEQNGDKTVAFPENLLSSKETYVSDILSDEKRLFDKRNEVYTAKRDAQEKQIKQFSAEAEALDSQIQARGHQQKLVKEQLDGVRELASKGYATRTQLVEIENNWSDLVGDAGEFKAQRAAAEQQKAGAEIELASIEMEWQSDIAKSIQETQLALNDVNQRITAKDDVLKRLEIRSPQEGIVSNIQIRTPGGVISPAQPIMDVIPDEEPLEIEAMINRRDIDAVNMGADAQVRLTAYNQRRLSPIKAKISYIDADQTVDEKRDSSYYVVRAKIDPDELAKHPDIKLRAGMPADILVLNKPRTAIDYLLDPIAESMDRAFRED from the coding sequence ATGAATCGCGTAATCAACCTTGATGAACGGGGTGATGTGATCAACCCTGATGCCCCGCAACCGGTCTGGCACCAGGTGCTGGCTGAAGAACGGGCAGCATCCAAACAAAGCCTGCGCAAACCCATGATTGCCGGGGCACTGGTAATTATCATTGGCTTCGGTGGCTTTTTGCTGTGGGGTTTTAATGCCCAGCTTGATAGTGCGGCGGTGGCATCCGGCTCGGTGATTGTCGATTCGCGCAAGAAAACCGTGAACCATCTTGAAGGTGGTATTCTTAAAAAGCTGCTGGTTGATGAAGGCGAACGGGTCCGTAAGGGCCAGCCGCTGGCATTGCTTGATGGCACCCGAACCCAGTCCGAGCTTGAACAGCTTCGCGGCGAGAAATACGGCCTTCAGGCCAAGCTTGCCCGGCTGCGGGCCGAACAGAATGGCGATAAAACCGTCGCCTTTCCCGAAAACCTGCTGTCATCGAAGGAAACCTATGTTTCCGACATTCTAAGCGATGAAAAACGCCTGTTTGACAAACGCAACGAGGTTTACACCGCCAAGCGTGATGCTCAGGAAAAGCAGATCAAGCAGTTCTCGGCCGAGGCAGAAGCCCTCGATTCCCAGATCCAGGCTCGTGGTCATCAGCAGAAACTGGTGAAAGAACAGCTTGATGGCGTGCGTGAGCTGGCCTCCAAGGGCTATGCAACCCGCACCCAGCTTGTGGAAATTGAAAATAACTGGAGCGATCTGGTCGGCGATGCTGGCGAGTTCAAGGCACAGCGTGCTGCGGCCGAACAGCAAAAGGCCGGGGCCGAGATTGAACTGGCATCAATTGAAATGGAATGGCAAAGCGATATCGCCAAATCCATTCAGGAAACCCAGCTGGCCCTTAATGACGTTAACCAGCGCATTACCGCCAAGGATGATGTACTGAAGCGCCTTGAAATCCGTTCCCCGCAGGAAGGGATCGTCAGTAATATCCAGATCAGAACGCCTGGCGGGGTTATCAGCCCGGCACAGCCAATAATGGATGTGATACCCGATGAAGAACCCCTTGAGATCGAGGCGATGATTAACCGCCGCGATATTGATGCGGTCAATATGGGGGCAGATGCCCAGGTGCGCCTGACGGCCTATAACCAGCGTCGTCTGTCGCCAATTAAGGCGAAAATCAGCTATATCGACGCTGATCAGACCGTCGATGAGAAGCGTGATTCATCCTATTATGTCGTTCGTGCCAAAATTGACCCGGACGAGCTGGCAAAACACCCCGATATCAAACTGCGTGCGGGGATGCCCGCTGACATTCTGGTGCTTAACAAGCCGCGCACCGCGATCGATTATCTGCTTGATCCGATCGCCGAAAGCATGGATCGCGCCTTCCGCGAGGATTAA